A DNA window from Helianthus annuus cultivar XRQ/B chromosome 15, HanXRQr2.0-SUNRISE, whole genome shotgun sequence contains the following coding sequences:
- the LOC110914232 gene encoding uncharacterized protein LOC110914232 has translation MSEHRDEQGSRNNQNNRRREEGSYRTRTPSHSVRSRSSTSMRLNTEDIHNIAVELAKVMKNAQTGNVNQSGERHEESSAASTPVQREGMGERKNTIATMPLEGKGEYSKSKECTYKHFMSCKPQSFDGRKGALEAQDWLNRMESVLDLCECDDRNKVRFAVHMFEAEALHWWNIVVRIEGKEKVKEMKWEEFIHKFLAKYCPPSETEQLEVEFFQLKMGNKTYREYVSRFSDISRLVSYLALTEEQLINRFIWGLPSEMRVFIKSKSPKTFAETVEAGAVMAAEMILRQAESPAPKRKWEERKGDTRNNNFKRPKRFPQCQICKRFHTGECRFPCPNCKKTGHALQECKEKKKCFKCGDPNHMRSECPELKRNDRTQPNQLKGRAFVLTTEEAKNNTDVITGTYLINDVYARVLFDTGANRSLVSTTFRPYLNQASQTLDHAFTVEMADGSQREIVDIVKNCKISLNNHVIPIDLMPMELGEFDIVIGMDWLTPYHAEVICDKWIVRLRLPNGKQLTISGDRIDKTKNLITIAQAHKHYRKAEGRGRASSTRIPRSVS, from the coding sequence ATGTCTGAACATAGAGATGAACAAGGGTCTAGAAATAATCAAAATAACAGAAGGAGAGAGGAAGGTTCTTATAGGACTCGAACTCCCTCTCACAGTGTCCGGTCCCGGTCTAGTACAAGCATGCGTCTAAATACTGAGGATATCCACAATATAGCTGTGGAATTGGCTAAGGTAATGAAGAATGCACAAACCGGTAATGTTAACCAATCTGGAGAGCGACATGAAGAAAGCTCAGCAGCCTCCACGCCAGTACAAAGGGAAGGAATGGGCGAAAGGAAAAACACTATTGCAACCATGCCACTAGAAGGAAAAGGTGAATATTCCAAATCAAAGGAATGTACTTATAAGCACTTCATGTCCTGTAAACCTCAGTCCTTCGACGGAAGAAAGGGAGCACTAGAAGCTCAAGACtggctcaacagaatggagtcggtATTAGACCTATGTGAGTGTGATGACCGCAACAAAGTACGGTTCGCCGTACATATGTTTGAAGCTGAAGCCCTTCACTGGTGGAACATTGTGGTCCGAATAGAGGGAAAAGAAAAGGTTAAGGAGATGAAGTGGGAGGAGTTTATTCATAAGTTTCTTGCTAAGTATTGTCCTCCCAGTGAGACCGAGCAACTGGAAGTGGAATTCTTTCAGttaaaaatgggaaataaaacctaTCGAGAGTATGTTTCTCGTTTCAGCGACATATCTCGACTGGTTTCTTATTTAGCATTGACCGAGGAACAACTGATCAATAGGTTTATTTGGGGTCTACCCTCTGAAATGAGGGTGTTTATCAAATCCAAATCCCCCAAGACTTTTGCAGAAACTGTTGAGGCTGGCGCCGTCATGGCTGCCGAGATGATTCTGCGGCAGGCTGAATCTCCCGCACCAAAAAGAAAGTGGGAAGAAAGAAAGGGGGACACCCGGAATAACAACTTTAAAAGGCCTAAAAGATTTCCTCAATGTCAAATTTGCAAACGCTTTCATACGGGGGAATGTCGTTTTCCTTGTCCAAATTGTAAAAAGACGGGTCATGCTCTTCAAGAATGCAAGGAAAAGAAGaagtgtttcaaatgtggagacccTAACCACATGAGATCTGAATGTCCCGAACTTAAAAGAAATGATAGGACACAACCAAATCAGCTAAAAGGGCGGGCATTTGTACTCACCACAGAAGAAGCCAAGAACAATACAGACGTTATCACGGGTACGTATCTCATAAATGATGTATATgcgcgtgtgttatttgataccggtgcaaATAGAAGTCTAGTGTCGACTACCTTTAGACCTTACTTGAACCAGGCGTCCCAAACCCTAGATCATGCCTTTACAGTAGAAATGGCTGATGGAAGTCAAAGAGAGATAGTTGACATAGTTAAGAATTGTAAAATAAGCTTAAACAACCATGTTATCCCTATAGACCTAATGCCTATGGAACTTGGAGAATTCGACATAGTCATAGGAATGGACTGGTTGACACCATATCATGCGGAAGTTATATGTGACAAATGGATCGTCCGACTCCGATTACCCAACGGTAAACAACTAACTATATCGGGAGACCGCATTGACAAGACTAAGAACCTCATCACGATAGCACAAGCACATAAACACTACAGAAAAGCAGAAGGTCGAGGACGTGCCAGTAGTACGAGAATACCCCGAAGTGTTTCCTGA